From the Acidobacteriota bacterium genome, the window ACCACGGAATTCGCATCGCCCTGAACTACGGTGTTTATCGCTTGCTGCCGATGCTCCATCCGGGGCCGGAGGCAAAACGCTTCGAGTTCTTCGGTCATGGAATCGTCGAGCTCGCACGTCTCACCACCGGAAAGAGCACCAGGGAGGTCTCCGATATCGCGGAGTTTCTCGTCCACTCGGGCTATGACCCGGGGGAGGTCGATCTTTTCCTCTCACCGCTGGCGTCAGTCCGGAGTGGCCAGGAGCAGATCTCGACCCGTGTCTACGCCGCTACACTCGACGAACACGGCGAGCTTGTTAACGAAGGCATCGTCGTCGCACTTCCGTTCATCGAGGAGCTGGAACTCGAACTCGGGATCAGCAAAATGTCGGTGGTCGAGCTCGACAGACTTCGCTGGCTTGTTTTTCCAATCGATCCCGGCATGCCTGACACTCTCTATGTCGGGTTGCGTTACCTCGGTGTCGCGCGACTCAAGGGCCTTCCTCCACAAGAGCTTGCAGAGGCGGTCGTGTTGTCCGAACTCCCCACCGAACGAAAAGAGATTCCTTTCGAAAGACCGCTCGTCGCCCAACTCCGCCATCTTGCACAGGCGATCCACCAGGAGTCTGAATCGGGCAGCGAGGAAGGCGATAACATCGAGGCCAATCTGCTGGTGATCACCTACCTCCTCGAAGACGAGACCCGAAAGTGGATCTTCGGTGAGTATCGCGATCTCGACGATGTCCTGCTGCACTCCCTCCAGGTGCCGATCCAGACTCCGGAACTCAAGGCCGGAGAGCCGACCGAGATGTGGCTTTTCCGCAACCGCCTGGAACTCGCGAGGATTTACGAAAGCCTGAGACGCGAATCGGCGGGCGTCGCCACGCCGCTGGCCACTCTCCGGGGACGTCCCGGCTACCTCGCCTGTTTCCTTGCTGCTCCACATCGACCGGTGGGATAGATCCCCCGCCTTGGTCCCCGATCAAATGACACCCTGTTTTCGGCTCACGTCTCCAGACGGGATGAGAAGACCGGGTCAGGCTTCTTCGAGGATTCTCCTGTAGCTCTTGAAACGATGCTCGGCAATATCGCCCGCTTCGACCGCCGCCCGAATCGCGCAGTCGGGCTCCTGCTCGTGTCTGCAATCCGGAAACCGGCACTCGCCGCTCCGATCCGCGATTTCCGGAAATGCTCCATCGAGCTCCTCGCGAGTGATCTCCCACACGCCGAACTCTTTCAGGCCGGGCGTGTCGACGACAAATCCCCCATAGGGCAACGGCATGAGTTCGGCCGCGGATGTTGTATGCCGTCCCTTACCGGTGCTTTCCGAAAGCTCGCCGGTCTTGAGCCGGAACCCCGGGTACACCGCGTTGAGCAGCGATGATTTTCCGGCGCCGGACGGTCCGCAAAACAGGGTGGTTCGATCAACCAGCATGCGTCTCACGGCACCCAGCCCCCATCCGGTTCGCGCCGACACGATCAGTGTTCTGCAGCCGATGTCCGAGTAGGCCGGCAGCCATCCTTCGACCTCCTCGAGACCTTGATCGACCTTGTTGACGGTAATCACTGCCTCGATCCCCGCCAAGTGGCAGGCAACGAGAAAACGGTCGAGGAGGCCCGGTTTCGGCGCCGGCTCACGGGCCGCAAACACGAGCAATGCCTGATCAACGTTGGCGGCGAGAATCTGAGCTCGATTTTTGGACGGAGCCTTGCGGAGGAGGGCATTTCGACGCGCGTGAACCGCAACGATCACGCCTTCCTCCCCTTGCATCTCGACCGTCACGGAATCCCCGACAACGAGACG encodes:
- the rsgA gene encoding ribosome small subunit-dependent GTPase A, which codes for MEMVDGTVIAMHGPLVRVQVGDETRVVSSRRRLNWEGGTPPAARLVVGDSVTVEMQGEEGVIVAVHARRNALLRKAPSKNRAQILAANVDQALLVFAAREPAPKPGLLDRFLVACHLAGIEAVITVNKVDQGLEEVEGWLPAYSDIGCRTLIVSARTGWGLGAVRRMLVDRTTLFCGPSGAGKSSLLNAVYPGFRLKTGELSESTGKGRHTTSAAELMPLPYGGFVVDTPGLKEFGVWEITREELDGAFPEIADRSGECRFPDCRHEQEPDCAIRAAVEAGDIAEHRFKSYRRILEEA